The genome window CCCTTTCTCTTCATTCGGCAGCTCAATTCCCCAACGTGAGCTGGACCCGCCCACACAACGTTCCCGGACCAAGTCTAAGGGGTAGTAGGGGTAGCCGATGTTTTCTCCCTGGTTCAATGCTTGGGTCTTGGCACTCACATCCCTGCCCCCGCTTTCCAGGACTGTGATTTGCAGGCCCTGCCGGCTCAACTCTTTGGCCAGGATCAAGCCAGCCACGCCGGCTCCGACAATACATACATCGGACTCGATTAAATCCTCCGGGGGTATTGAGCTTAGATCGAGGATCATGGATTTAGAATGTAGTGGGGTAGGAGGGCTTGCTTCATTCGGTCAGCGAGTTGTAAGCAGTTCTGAATATGTATGTTAACGGGAATTTTCCAAGGGGAGAGTTTACCGGAAATCGGTTTTGGAAATTTCCCGATCCAGCAGACGTAGACGATCGCATCGGGGCCGTTTAGTTGGTGGAGCGGCGCGTAAGCGCTTCAACTCGAGATGCTTCTGGGGGGGGGGCGCGTGTGACATCATTGCTTGGGGGGCGATTTTTGCTTGCCGAGAAATTCGCTCCGGGTGGCCTGCCCGTCCTCGCTGATGTTTTCACGGCGTATTACCGTGAACAGGGTCATGGCCAGGATCTTCAGGTCGAGCCGGAGACTGCGGTGCTCGACATACCAAAGGTCCAGCTCGAACTGACGCTCCCAGCTCAAGCCGTTGCGTCCATTGACTTGGGCCCAGCCGGTAATCCCCGGCAGGACTTCGTGACGCCGTGCTTGGTCTGCCGAGTAACGTTCGATGTAAATGGTGGGCAGGGGCCGGGGCCCGACCAGGCTCATTTCGCCCTTGAGTACATTCCAGAGCTCGGGGAGCTCGTCCAGGCTGGTGGAGCGCAGTAACTGTCCCCAGCGGGTCAGTCGTTCCGCATCGCTTCCCTGTCCGCTACGCATCGTCCTGAATTTCACGATGCGGAAGGGCCGTCCCCCGTGTCCCGCCCGGACCTGGCGGAAAAATGCCGGGGCTCCCATGACCATGTATTGGATTAGCAGCAGGCCCGCGAGTGGGACTATCAGGACGAGTAATAGTCCGAGGCTGACAAAAATATCGAATACTCGTTTCATCCGCTTGTGACTTTCGGGCTTATTTGTAAGTTCTACAGGATCATTACGATAACAATCACAACCGGCGGCCAGTCAACCTACCATTCGATGTGCCGGCGGAAGTTGATCCTGACATGATCGACGCACGAAATCATCACCACTCGTACTAATCCCATGATCCTAGATCCAAACGAACGCCGTTTTCCACCCTTCAAGCTGACCCGTTTGCTGACTACCTGTTTCGGCAAAGGGAACGGGGAAAAAGTCTGTGTCCTGATCGACCTGCCGAATCCGGCCGACATCGAGGACTTCAAATTTCTCGATGACGAGACCCTTTCCATCCAGAATTACGGGCACGAGGTCTTTTACAAGGGCTTCAAGGCCGGTGCCTTGGCTGAGATGAACTGGACCGGAGGCGAGATCTATGCCTACAAGGAAACCGGTGGCAGCAACCTTGACATGGAGGATGAATGCTATGACCCGGAAGGGCACCAGCTCAGTCTCGACCGGGATATTTATCCGAACTATGACATCATCCTGACTGTTTCGACTTTCTCGGCGACTGCGCCGCTGACCGCCAAGTGCAAAGAGTTCGGCTTCCGTGGCGCGACTCTGCATGGCCTGA of Coraliomargarita parva contains these proteins:
- a CDS encoding sugar transferase, yielding MKRVFDIFVSLGLLLVLIVPLAGLLLIQYMVMGAPAFFRQVRAGHGGRPFRIVKFRTMRSGQGSDAERLTRWGQLLRSTSLDELPELWNVLKGEMSLVGPRPLPTIYIERYSADQARRHEVLPGITGWAQVNGRNGLSWERQFELDLWYVEHRSLRLDLKILAMTLFTVIRRENISEDGQATRSEFLGKQKSPPKQ